The sequence below is a genomic window from Melioribacteraceae bacterium.
ATTTTTTTACACACTGCAGGCATCGCATCGCTTCAATCCGTGCCTGTTCTATTGAATAACCGAGGGCTACTTCTTCAAGATTTGAACGCCGTTCATTTGGATCCTGTGCAGGCATCTCCTGAACAGGAATCTTAGTCCGCTCTTTCGGTTTCAGATCGTCAATCCGGCCCAGATATTCAACAATAAGTTTTTTAGCTTCTTCGGATAATTGTTCGGGAGTCTTGTGGTCCATTACTTCACCTCCCTCTGTCTGATTTCTTCGTCCAGATAACATGAATGTGCATCCTGTTCAATATTTTTATACGAATTCAATCTCGATATCATATTATCGAAATCAACCTGGTGCCCGTCGAATTCAGGCCCGTCAACGCAAACGAATTTTACTTCCTTCCCGATATTAACTCTGCATCCACCGCACATCCCCGTTCCGTCCACCATAATTGTATTAAGAGAAACCTGTGTAAAAACTCCGTAAGGTCTCGTTGTTTCGGAACAGAATTTCATCATAACAGGAGGGCCTATTGCAATTACCATATCGGGCTTCGGGGATCTTTCGCAAATCTCCTTAAGAGGTTCAGTCACAAGTGCTTTCCTGCCGTATGAGCCGTCATCAGTACAGACAATAAATTCGTCGGCAATCGATTTCATCTCATCTTCAAGGATTAATAATTCTTTGTTTCGCGCACCGATAATTGTAATTACGTGATTGCCTGCTTTTTTTAATGCCTGAGCAATCGGGTGGAGCGGTGCAACACCGATTCCTCCTCCAACGCAGACGACAGTTCCGAATTTTTCTATATGTGTCGGTTTTCCAAGTGGCCCCACAAGTGTTGGAATGTCGTCCCCTTCATTTAATCCGGAAAGTTGCAATGTAGTTTTACCGACAACCTGGTATATAATCGTGATAGAACCTTCTTCAATGCTTGCGTCGGCAATTGTTAAAGGAATCCGTTCTCCGTAATCATCATCTATTTGTAAAATAATAAACTGTCCGGCAGCGCGTTCTTCCGCAATAAGAGGGGCATGAAGTCTCATCAGAAAGACATCTTTTGAAAGCTGCTCCTTAAAAAGTATTTTTGCCATCATTTCTCCGTTTGTTGATCACTTCCACACCCGTATTGATGAGCACAGTGAAAGACTTTATAAAATTTTGAGACGCAAATTATTAAATATTTCTTACCTGCGGAAAATTTTTTGATCCGATCCTTCATTTTTTTTAATTAGCACAGGAGTATTGCTCTTATTTTAAAAGGAGCATTTATTAAAACCAATGAGCAATTTTTTTTAGCAGGTTAAAAATCATCCATATTTTTCACAATTATATGTGTTAATTCAGTTTTAACAAACCGGTATATGTGACACAAAAAACTTTTCGGGAGAATGACTGATATTTAGTCCAAAATTAATATCTTTGGTTTGTCGAAAATTTCAGTTTTTATTCCACACCTCATCTCGAAAACAAACCAAACAATTAAGTTAAGGAGTAATAGATGGTTATCGGAGTACCAAAGGAAATAATAGCAGGAGAAAATCGGGTTGCGTGTGTTCCGGATGTAGCGGCTAAATTGATTAAGAAAGGATTCAAAGTTCAGATCGAAAAAGATGCCGGAATGAGAGCCGGATTCCCGGACGAAAAATATATCCATGCCGGCGCTGAAATAGCAGCCGACTTAAAACAACTCTATGATTCGAGCGATATAATTTTGAAAGTACACCGTCCGGCAGAACATCCTGACTATAAAAAGAACGAGCTCGAACTGATGAAGAAAGGATCGCTTCTTATCTGTTTCCTCTATTCGCTTCATCAGCCGGAACTTGCTAAAAAGGGTGCAGAACTCGGTATCGATATAATTTCAGTAGATGCGATTCCAAGAACTACCATCGCGCAGAGAATGGACGCACTAAGTTCTCAGGCAAACCTCGCCGGATATAAAAGCGTTATACTCGCGGCAAATCATCTCAGGAAAATATTTCCGTTAATGATGACCGCTGCGGGAACCATTTCACCTGCTAAAGTAGTGATAATGGGTGCAGGCGTTGCCGGTTTATCTGCCCTCGGTACTGCAAAAAGATTAGGCGCCGTTGTAGAAGTCTCCGACGTACGTCCTGCTGTAAAAGAGGAGGTTCAGAGTCTCGGCGGTAAATTTATCGAGGTTCCGACAGATGAAACCATGCAGGACTCCGGCGGATACGCTAAAGAGCAGTCCGAAGAGTTTTTAAAGAAACAGAAAGCGCTGATCTTTAAGCATATTACTGAAGCCGATATTGTAATCACAACCGCATTGATTCCCGGCAGAAAAGCACCTGTACTCGTTACTGAAGAAATGGTAAAACATATGAGGCCCGGATCGGTTGTACTCGATATGGCAGTTGAATTCGGCGGCAACTGCGAAGTAAGCGAAAAGAATAAAACGGTTGTTAAACATAATGTAACGATTATCGGCGAACCTAATCTGCCGAGTCTTGTACCGTATCATGCGAGTGAAATGTACGCCAAGAATCTGCTCAGTCTGATAGAGTATTCTTCCAAAGAAGGGAATTTCATTGTTAATATGGACGATGAAATTTTCAAAGGCGCCGTAATCGTTAAAGACAGTCAGGTTGTTCACGAAAGAACTAAGGAATTATTGAAGTAACAATACTTTATCAGACTCGCTGAATTTATTGAGTTTGATTGAATACTGAATCGGAAATAAAAAAGAAAATAAATAGTAGGAGTAAATAATGGAAAGTATCGGATTAATAATGCTCTTTTATGTATT
It includes:
- a CDS encoding sulfide/dihydroorotate dehydrogenase-like FAD/NAD-binding protein, whose translation is MAKILFKEQLSKDVFLMRLHAPLIAEERAAGQFIILQIDDDYGERIPLTIADASIEEGSITIIYQVVGKTTLQLSGLNEGDDIPTLVGPLGKPTHIEKFGTVVCVGGGIGVAPLHPIAQALKKAGNHVITIIGARNKELLILEDEMKSIADEFIVCTDDGSYGRKALVTEPLKEICERSPKPDMVIAIGPPVMMKFCSETTRPYGVFTQVSLNTIMVDGTGMCGGCRVNIGKEVKFVCVDGPEFDGHQVDFDNMISRLNSYKNIEQDAHSCYLDEEIRQREVK
- a CDS encoding Re/Si-specific NAD(P)(+) transhydrogenase subunit alpha is translated as MVIGVPKEIIAGENRVACVPDVAAKLIKKGFKVQIEKDAGMRAGFPDEKYIHAGAEIAADLKQLYDSSDIILKVHRPAEHPDYKKNELELMKKGSLLICFLYSLHQPELAKKGAELGIDIISVDAIPRTTIAQRMDALSSQANLAGYKSVILAANHLRKIFPLMMTAAGTISPAKVVIMGAGVAGLSALGTAKRLGAVVEVSDVRPAVKEEVQSLGGKFIEVPTDETMQDSGGYAKEQSEEFLKKQKALIFKHITEADIVITTALIPGRKAPVLVTEEMVKHMRPGSVVLDMAVEFGGNCEVSEKNKTVVKHNVTIIGEPNLPSLVPYHASEMYAKNLLSLIEYSSKEGNFIVNMDDEIFKGAVIVKDSQVVHERTKELLK